The DNA region ATACAGCACCACCAGCCCGAACACCAGTCTCAAAGCACTGCTGAAAATATACCACGGTGTCCCTTTGAGAAAATTCAGTACTACGATCAGCGATATCGAACAAAATACCGCCGCTGTCAATGATCCTGCCGCTATACCGCAGATACGTTTATCCTTCAGCACTCCCATACCATTATATACTCCTCTTCATTTTCGCCGACTATCTCAAAGCCGACTTTTCTGTACATCTTCACTGCGTAATTCGCTTTCTGCACCGCCAGCGATGCCCTCGAAAATCCTGCATTTTTCAGGACTTCCAGCATCTTCATCATAAGTTCGGTGCCTATGCCCTGCCCGCGGTATTCCTTGTACAGCGATATCGCAAATGAGGGCGTGTCATCATCGATATGACCGTAATCATCCATTATCCTCGTCCATACTGCCCCGACTATCCTGCCGTCACATTCGGCGCACAGCGCAAAGTCGCCCATGCGTGTGCCGAAATTTTCAACATATACCTGCAATTCGGGGCGCTTGATTATATCCTTAGACGGCGGTTCTACCCCCTCGGGGATAAATATCGCCTCATACAGAAAATCTTCAAGCGCAGTATATTCGCTTTTTTCAAGAGTTCTGATCTTGTATGCCATCGTACCTCCGCATAGTTTTTTATCTGAGTATCTCTCCGTCCACACATTCTATCATCACCGTGAAAGGCCCGTCATTTTCAAGGCTGACTTTCATATCCGCCCCGAATATGCCTTTTTCCACCTTACCGTTTATTCGGTCATCACAGCATTTGCAGAAATACTCGTAAAGTTCATTCGACCTTTCGGGTGCGCCCGCATTTACGAAAGAGGGACGGTTTCCCTTGTGGCAGTCCGCATACAGCGTGAACTGACTGACGC from Ruminococcus albus AD2013 includes:
- a CDS encoding GNAT family N-acetyltransferase encodes the protein MAYKIRTLEKSEYTALEDFLYEAIFIPEGVEPPSKDIIKRPELQVYVENFGTRMGDFALCAECDGRIVGAVWTRIMDDYGHIDDDTPSFAISLYKEYRGQGIGTELMMKMLEVLKNAGFSRASLAVQKANYAVKMYRKVGFEIVGENEEEYIMVWEC
- the dtd gene encoding D-aminoacyl-tRNA deacylase encodes the protein MKVIIQRVNYARVAVDGKVVGEIGKGFLILMGAGHGDDEKDCEKLAEKICKLRIFADENDKTNLALNDVGGDILCVSQFTLYADCHKGNRPSFVNAGAPERSNELYEYFCKCCDDRINGKVEKGIFGADMKVSLENDGPFTVMIECVDGEILR